The Prevotella fusca JCM 17724 genome includes a window with the following:
- a CDS encoding fructose-bisphosphatase class III, whose translation MTKKKYDLKKDERYLQLLAKSFPTIADAATEIINLEAIAHLPKGTEHFLADIHGEYQAFQHVLKNASGNIKRKVNELFGETLRGIEKRELCTLIYYPEQKLELVKREEKDIKDWYHITIYRLVEVCRDVSSKYTRSKVRKSLPVDFSYIIQELLHEHSDDKDKTDYVSAIIKTIISTGRADDFIIAICEVIQRLVIDQLHILGDVYDRGPGAHIVMDTLKNYHTWDITWGNHDILWMGACAGNDACICNVIRIALRYANMATIEDGYGINLIQLATFAMDMYGNDPCEEFMPKVSKDNPLDDRSMTLTAQMHKAISIIQFKIESQIISRHPLWKMDDRRLLNAIDYKKGTITISGKEYKMRSCNFPTIDPKHPDQLTEGEQALIDRLHHSFTGSEKLRSHIRSLLRHGCMYNIFNHNLLYHASIPLTKDGELKEVEIAPGVKLKGKELLYQTGMKIRSAFQTNNDLQTEEEHQDAIDFFLYLWCGPDSPLFDKAKMATFERYFLAEKETHHEEKGYYFDMRDNEKIADMIMDEFDVPHPNRHIINGHMPVHVVKGENPIKANGKLMVIDGGFSQAYHKETGIAGYTLVYHSRGFQLVQHEPFTSTEDAIIRGTDIVSTTQIVEMNQQRLRVEDTDKGIELRLQIEALKELLYAYRCGFITEHERKNPPKV comes from the coding sequence ATGACAAAAAAGAAATATGACTTGAAGAAGGACGAACGTTACCTGCAACTGCTGGCAAAGTCGTTCCCCACCATAGCTGATGCTGCAACTGAGATTATCAACCTTGAGGCTATCGCACATCTGCCAAAGGGTACGGAACACTTCCTTGCCGACATACACGGTGAATATCAGGCGTTCCAACATGTGCTCAAGAACGCCTCCGGAAACATCAAGAGAAAGGTCAACGAGCTGTTCGGAGAGACGCTGCGTGGCATCGAGAAGCGTGAGCTATGCACACTGATATACTATCCCGAACAGAAGCTGGAACTCGTCAAGCGTGAGGAGAAGGACATCAAGGACTGGTATCATATTACAATTTACCGGCTGGTAGAGGTGTGCCGTGACGTTTCCAGCAAATACACCCGTTCAAAAGTACGCAAGTCATTGCCGGTTGACTTCTCTTACATCATTCAGGAGTTGCTGCACGAACATTCTGACGACAAGGACAAGACCGACTATGTAAGTGCCATCATCAAGACGATTATCTCAACCGGACGTGCTGATGACTTCATCATCGCCATCTGTGAGGTAATCCAGCGACTGGTCATTGACCAGCTGCATATCTTAGGTGATGTGTACGACCGTGGGCCGGGTGCACACATCGTAATGGATACTCTGAAGAACTACCACACATGGGATATTACCTGGGGAAACCACGACATCCTGTGGATGGGAGCCTGTGCAGGCAACGATGCCTGTATCTGTAATGTCATCCGTATCGCACTGCGTTATGCCAACATGGCTACCATTGAAGACGGATATGGCATCAACCTTATCCAGCTGGCTACCTTTGCAATGGACATGTACGGCAATGACCCCTGCGAAGAATTCATGCCGAAGGTGTCGAAGGATAATCCGCTTGATGACCGCAGCATGACGCTGACAGCACAGATGCACAAGGCTATCAGTATCATTCAGTTCAAGATAGAGTCACAGATCATCAGCCGTCATCCGCTCTGGAAAATGGATGACCGCCGTCTGCTCAATGCCATTGATTACAAGAAGGGTACGATTACAATAAGTGGAAAGGAATACAAGATGCGTTCATGCAACTTCCCGACCATTGACCCGAAGCACCCCGACCAGCTCACTGAAGGCGAACAGGCTCTCATCGACCGACTGCACCATTCCTTCACAGGCAGCGAGAAACTGCGCAGCCATATCCGCTCCCTGCTCCGTCATGGATGTATGTATAACATCTTCAACCATAACCTGCTCTATCATGCTTCCATCCCGCTAACGAAGGATGGCGAACTGAAAGAGGTGGAGATTGCACCGGGAGTGAAGCTGAAAGGCAAGGAGCTGCTCTATCAGACTGGGATGAAAATCCGTTCTGCTTTCCAGACCAACAACGACCTGCAGACGGAAGAAGAGCATCAGGATGCCATAGACTTCTTCCTCTATCTATGGTGCGGACCGGACAGCCCGCTCTTCGACAAAGCCAAGATGGCTACCTTCGAACGTTATTTCCTCGCTGAGAAAGAGACGCATCATGAGGAAAAAGGATATTACTTCGACATGCGTGACAACGAAAAGATTGCTGACATGATCATGGACGAGTTCGATGTGCCACATCCTAACCGCCATATCATCAACGGTCACATGCCTGTCCATGTCGTCAAGGGTGAGAACCCCATCAAGGCAAACGGAAAACTGATGGTCATTGATGGCGGATTCTCACAGGCTTACCATAAGGAGACTGGCATTGCAGGTTACACCCTCGTTTATCATTCCCGTGGCTTCCAGCTCGTACAGCACGAACCGTTCACATCTACTGAAGATGCCATCATACGTGGTACCGACATTGTGTCAACCACCCAGATTGTCGAGATGAACCAGCAGCGTCTGCGTGTTGAAGATACGGACAAGGGTATAGAACTGCGGCTCCAGATTGAGGCTCTCAAGGAACTTCTCTATGCTTATCGCTGTGGTTTCATCACAGAACATGAGCGTAAGAATCCTCCGAAAGTCTGA
- a CDS encoding helix-turn-helix domain-containing protein: MVIDPLFPTCPIRNILARICVPDTLCLIQLLGLKGSATYTELSQDMPDYPLSVSLRALKEDRIIIDETNEYRLSSIGKELYPLASTLILWCYKNFLPRQQK; this comes from the coding sequence ATGGTGATTGATCCACTTTTTCCGACGTGCCCGATTCGCAATATCCTCGCAAGGATATGCGTGCCGGACACGCTCTGCCTTATTCAACTACTTGGTTTGAAAGGCTCGGCAACATATACTGAACTAAGTCAGGATATGCCAGATTATCCGCTCTCAGTTTCCCTAAGGGCATTAAAAGAGGACAGGATTATCATTGACGAAACCAACGAATACAGGCTTTCAAGCATCGGGAAGGAACTCTATCCGCTCGCATCCACACTCATTCTCTGGTGCTATAAGAACTTTCTGCCCCGACAACAGAAATAG
- a CDS encoding cupin domain-containing protein encodes MKTIETIKNGKNFTAVNVGKFNEVKDYVLPLGNVEIPGKVFVGQALQATGSELSFQTLVSGQDSGFLHTHKTHEELYFILKGKGEYQVDGELFPVSEGSIIRVAPDGKRALKNTGNDEMLMLCIQYKANSFAEDDTPASDGVILNDELKW; translated from the coding sequence ATGAAGACAATTGAAACAATCAAGAATGGTAAGAATTTCACAGCAGTAAACGTAGGCAAATTCAACGAAGTCAAGGATTATGTACTCCCTTTGGGAAACGTTGAAATCCCTGGTAAGGTGTTCGTAGGGCAGGCATTGCAGGCAACAGGTAGCGAACTCTCGTTCCAAACCCTCGTGTCGGGGCAGGACAGTGGTTTTCTTCACACACACAAGACACATGAGGAACTTTATTTCATCCTCAAAGGGAAAGGTGAATACCAGGTAGATGGAGAACTCTTCCCTGTATCTGAAGGCAGTATTATCCGTGTTGCTCCTGACGGCAAGCGTGCGCTGAAGAATACTGGTAACGACGAAATGCTCATGCTCTGTATCCAGTACAAAGCCAACAGTTTTGCCGAGGATGACACTCCTGCCAGTGATGGTGTCATACTGAATGACGAACTGAAATGGTGA
- a CDS encoding winged helix-turn-helix transcriptional regulator, translated as MNRNEVRDALYPDCPVRNVLSRVGDKWSMLVLFTLEADNNQRFKELQRNIPDISQKMLTTTLKMLEGDGLIHREVFPEIPPRVEYSLTEKGQSLLPLINNLLSWASANMEDIIASRKQYLLK; from the coding sequence ATGAACAGAAATGAAGTGAGAGACGCCCTATATCCTGACTGTCCTGTCCGTAATGTGTTGTCAAGAGTGGGCGACAAATGGTCAATGTTAGTGCTTTTCACGTTGGAGGCTGACAACAATCAACGTTTCAAGGAGCTGCAACGCAATATACCTGACATTTCCCAGAAGATGCTTACGACAACACTGAAGATGCTTGAAGGCGACGGACTCATTCATCGTGAGGTTTTCCCGGAGATACCGCCTCGTGTGGAATATTCGCTTACGGAGAAAGGGCAGAGCCTGTTGCCACTTATCAATAACCTGCTTTCGTGGGCAAGTGCGAATATGGAAGATATTATTGCATCGAGAAAACAATATCTGTTGAAGTAG
- the rmuC gene encoding DNA recombination protein RmuC, which translates to MAIIYILLGIIIGATIMLLWMKNKSTQELRKAGEELAALRSQLETERKNVDERIAAMKESSRNQIETERKHGEELRSELQKQTEAKNRLLQEEVRNMAAQMLAESREKMNMADKERLDALLSPLKERLEAFNQTVTNNSKENTANKTEIKTTFEEAMKRLHAEQELTIKAMREDQERAVKELREQTERIGNDAASLTQALKGDSKMQGDWGEMILDKTLEDCGLIKDQQYFLQENYKDENGNNLRPDAVVVFPNDERAVIDAKVSLTAYQAAVKEEDAAERERYMKEHVASVKKHIDELSAKNYEKIVPGCIGFVLLFIPYESGYSAALKTDSSILQYAYRKHIIILSPSNLLMALKLTHTMWQNFRITKNVEEILHQSNELYDKFVTFGETFLKLGSNIERLQQDFNKAKGQLNEGKGNIVRRLEGLKTLGITPKKQIPENL; encoded by the coding sequence ATGGCAATTATTTATATACTTCTCGGTATCATCATCGGCGCAACCATCATGCTGCTGTGGATGAAAAACAAATCAACACAAGAATTAAGGAAAGCCGGTGAGGAGCTGGCAGCACTCCGCAGTCAGCTTGAAACGGAGCGGAAGAATGTGGACGAGCGCATCGCAGCGATGAAAGAGAGTAGCCGGAACCAGATAGAAACAGAACGGAAACACGGCGAGGAACTACGCAGCGAACTACAGAAACAGACTGAAGCAAAGAACCGACTGCTGCAGGAAGAGGTGCGCAATATGGCTGCACAGATGCTTGCTGAGAGCCGTGAGAAGATGAATATGGCGGATAAGGAACGCTTAGATGCGCTCCTCTCACCGCTAAAAGAGCGTTTGGAGGCTTTCAATCAGACTGTTACGAACAACAGCAAGGAGAACACTGCCAACAAGACGGAGATAAAGACGACCTTTGAGGAGGCTATGAAACGCCTGCATGCCGAACAGGAGCTGACCATCAAAGCCATGCGTGAGGACCAGGAACGTGCGGTGAAGGAACTCCGTGAACAGACGGAACGCATTGGCAATGATGCTGCTTCACTCACACAAGCACTCAAAGGCGACTCCAAGATGCAGGGCGACTGGGGAGAGATGATTCTCGACAAGACACTGGAAGACTGTGGTCTTATCAAGGACCAGCAGTATTTCCTGCAAGAGAACTACAAAGATGAGAATGGAAACAACCTCCGTCCAGATGCCGTTGTCGTTTTCCCGAATGACGAGCGAGCTGTAATTGATGCCAAGGTTTCGCTGACTGCTTATCAGGCTGCCGTCAAAGAGGAAGATGCTGCCGAGCGTGAGCGGTACATGAAGGAGCACGTTGCATCCGTCAAGAAGCATATTGACGAGCTTTCTGCCAAGAATTACGAGAAGATTGTACCGGGCTGCATCGGCTTTGTATTGCTGTTCATCCCTTATGAAAGTGGCTATTCAGCAGCCTTGAAGACCGATTCTTCCATCCTGCAATACGCCTACCGCAAGCACATTATCATCCTCAGTCCGAGCAACCTGCTCATGGCATTGAAACTGACACACACCATGTGGCAGAACTTCCGCATAACAAAGAATGTGGAGGAAATCCTCCACCAGTCCAATGAATTATACGATAAGTTCGTCACCTTCGGCGAGACTTTTTTGAAGTTAGGCAGTAATATCGAACGCCTACAACAAGATTTCAACAAGGCAAAGGGACAGCTCAACGAGGGAAAGGGGAATATCGTCCGCCGCCTGGAAGGACTGAAAACATTAGGAATCACGCCCAAGAAGCAGATTCCAGAGAACTTGTAA
- a CDS encoding bifunctional UDP-N-acetylmuramoyl-tripeptide:D-alanyl-D-alanine ligase/alanine racemase yields MNYTIEKVTTLIGARRYGDKDANISFVLTDSRSLCFPEETLFFALKSERNDGHNYIPELYARGVRNFVVETVPDNWATRYPESNFLKVVGSLEALQRLAERHRDEYLIPIVGITGSNGKTMVKEWLYQLLSPQMVVTRSPRSYNSQIGVPLSVLLLNENTQVGVFEAGISLPGEMMALHDIIQPTIGVFTTLGTAHQENFPSVEAKCKEKLKLFHDTLAIVYSLDDEMMNSCLAGYDYKGEKLSWSEKDENAAFYIKSIDKKDVETTIDYIWKGKTEGQYKLPFIDEASVENSITCAVVSLHLGITPAVLSERMAQLEPVAMRLEVKEGQHGCTLINDSYNSDFNSLDIALDFMNRRPDHKGRRRTLILSDILQSGDTDKDLYNKVAFLCEKRGVEKFIGIGEGLLAQRSAFKHLGKKHFFATVNAFIHSDVFADLHDEVILLKGARQFGFDRLTELLVKKVHETVLEVNLNAVVDNLNWYRSFLKAETKLVCMIKADGYGAGAVEIAKTLQDHRVDYLAVAVADEGVTLRKNGITSNIMIMNPEMSSFKTLFDYDLEPEVYSFRLLDALVKAAQKEGITGFPVHIKLDTGMHRLGFDPQKDMDELINRLKHQNAIIPRSVFSHFVGSDADSFDDFSERQFALFDEGSKKLQAAFSHKIIRHMDNSSGIEHFPEHQLDMCRLGLGLYGINPRTNKIINNVSTLKTTILQLRHVAAGESIGYSRKGVIEHDSLIAAIPIGYADGLNRHLGNRHCHCLVNGQKAEYVGNICMDVAMIDVTGIDCKEGDSVEIFGDNLPVTVLSDTLGTIPYEVLTTISNRVKRVYFQD; encoded by the coding sequence ATGAATTATACTATTGAGAAAGTAACGACGCTCATTGGTGCACGCCGTTATGGCGATAAGGATGCAAACATCAGCTTTGTACTTACCGACAGCCGTTCCCTGTGTTTCCCTGAAGAAACCTTGTTCTTTGCCCTCAAGTCCGAGCGCAACGACGGACATAACTATATCCCTGAACTCTATGCAAGGGGTGTGAGAAACTTTGTCGTGGAAACAGTGCCGGACAACTGGGCTACACGCTACCCCGAATCTAACTTCCTTAAAGTAGTCGGTTCGCTGGAAGCACTCCAGAGACTGGCTGAACGTCATCGTGATGAATACCTGATTCCGATTGTGGGTATTACGGGATCCAATGGCAAGACGATGGTTAAGGAGTGGCTTTATCAGTTGCTTTCTCCGCAGATGGTGGTCACACGCTCACCTCGCAGCTATAATTCCCAGATTGGTGTGCCCTTGTCAGTACTGTTGCTGAACGAGAACACACAGGTAGGTGTGTTTGAAGCGGGCATCAGTCTGCCGGGTGAAATGATGGCATTGCATGATATTATCCAGCCGACTATCGGCGTATTTACCACGCTCGGCACAGCACATCAGGAGAATTTCCCCTCTGTTGAGGCTAAATGTAAAGAGAAGCTGAAGCTCTTTCACGACACACTGGCTATAGTTTACTCGCTGGATGACGAGATGATGAACAGTTGTCTGGCAGGATATGACTACAAAGGAGAGAAGCTGAGCTGGTCTGAAAAGGATGAAAATGCGGCTTTCTACATCAAATCAATTGACAAGAAAGATGTTGAAACCACCATTGACTATATATGGAAAGGCAAGACAGAAGGACAATACAAGTTGCCATTCATTGATGAAGCCAGCGTTGAAAACTCCATCACCTGTGCTGTCGTATCACTCCACCTGGGCATCACCCCTGCTGTTCTCAGCGAGCGGATGGCACAACTGGAGCCAGTAGCTATGCGCCTGGAGGTGAAGGAAGGACAGCACGGATGTACGCTCATTAACGACTCCTACAACTCTGACTTCAATTCTCTGGATATTGCACTTGACTTCATGAACCGTCGTCCTGACCACAAGGGTCGCAGGCGCACACTGATTCTGAGCGATATTCTGCAGAGTGGCGACACGGATAAAGACCTTTATAATAAGGTGGCATTCCTGTGTGAGAAACGTGGTGTTGAGAAGTTCATCGGTATCGGTGAAGGGCTGCTGGCACAGCGTTCTGCCTTCAAACACTTGGGTAAAAAGCATTTCTTTGCTACCGTCAATGCCTTTATTCACAGCGACGTGTTCGCCGATTTACACGATGAAGTTATCCTGTTGAAAGGTGCCCGACAGTTCGGTTTTGACCGTCTGACAGAACTCTTGGTAAAGAAGGTACACGAAACAGTTTTGGAAGTGAACCTCAATGCCGTTGTTGATAACCTCAACTGGTATCGCTCTTTCCTAAAAGCAGAGACCAAGCTGGTATGTATGATTAAGGCTGACGGCTATGGTGCTGGAGCTGTAGAGATTGCCAAGACCTTGCAGGACCACCGTGTCGACTATCTTGCCGTGGCTGTTGCTGATGAGGGTGTAACACTCCGTAAGAACGGTATCACAAGCAATATAATGATTATGAATCCGGAGATGAGTTCCTTCAAGACGCTCTTCGACTACGACCTTGAGCCGGAAGTATATAGCTTCCGACTTCTGGATGCACTCGTAAAGGCGGCACAGAAGGAGGGTATCACAGGCTTCCCTGTGCATATAAAACTGGATACAGGTATGCACCGACTGGGCTTTGACCCACAGAAGGATATGGATGAACTGATTAACCGGTTGAAGCATCAGAATGCTATCATCCCCCGTTCGGTCTTCTCTCACTTTGTCGGCTCTGATGCTGACAGCTTCGATGACTTCTCTGAACGTCAGTTTGCACTCTTTGACGAGGGCAGCAAGAAGCTGCAGGCAGCTTTCAGTCATAAGATAATCCGTCACATGGATAACTCTTCAGGCATTGAACATTTCCCCGAACATCAATTGGATATGTGCCGGTTAGGCTTAGGATTGTACGGTATCAATCCACGTACTAACAAGATTATCAACAACGTGTCTACTCTCAAGACTACCATTCTACAACTGCGTCATGTTGCTGCAGGTGAATCCATAGGCTACTCTCGCAAGGGTGTTATTGAGCATGACAGCCTGATTGCGGCAATCCCAATCGGATATGCTGACGGCTTGAACCGCCATCTTGGCAATCGTCACTGTCATTGTCTGGTGAATGGTCAGAAGGCAGAGTATGTCGGCAATATCTGTATGGATGTAGCCATGATTGATGTTACTGGTATCGACTGTAAGGAAGGCGACAGTGTCGAAATCTTTGGCGACAACCTCCCTGTCACTGTCCTCAGTGATACCCTCGGCACCATCCCTTACGAAGTTCTTACAACCATCAGTAACCGTGTAAAGAGGGTTTACTTCCAGGATTAA
- a CDS encoding Fur family transcriptional regulator, translating into MNDKQIEQLLKTHGIRLTANRILIARTLSGLDSPSSMKELEAKIQTIDKSNIFRTLSLFKDHHLVHQLEDGNDVVRYELCLSRNAEEDDDIHVHFYCERCQHTFCLNDIPVPQVNLPVGYEQSSVNYMVKGLCPDCSRRYYLKR; encoded by the coding sequence ATGAATGACAAGCAGATAGAACAGCTGCTGAAGACACATGGAATCAGATTGACCGCTAACCGCATTCTCATAGCACGAACATTGTCTGGACTTGACTCTCCATCTTCGATGAAGGAGCTGGAAGCAAAGATTCAGACCATTGACAAGTCCAATATTTTCCGCACGCTGTCGCTCTTCAAGGACCATCACCTCGTGCATCAGCTTGAGGATGGTAATGACGTTGTGCGGTACGAGCTGTGCCTGAGCCGTAATGCGGAAGAAGATGATGACATACACGTACACTTCTATTGTGAGAGGTGTCAGCACACTTTCTGTCTGAACGATATTCCTGTCCCACAGGTGAATCTGCCTGTAGGATACGAACAGTCATCCGTCAATTATATGGTGAAAGGACTCTGCCCGGACTGTTCCCGCCGATATTATCTTAAACGATAA
- a CDS encoding GSCFA domain-containing protein produces MEFRTIVNIPHPAFKIEPCERILFVGSCFADNIGKRFQEEQFRAMVNPFGVMYNPVSVLHTVKKMENCNFDTAMFTLGTNHVYVERATGEIVDNCKKRPHRLFEERELTIEECSDALCEAITLLQQANPKIRIILTVSPIRYAKYGYHGSQLSKAVLLLAADKLMKEQGETVYYFPAYEIVNDELRDYRFYKADMLHPNEQAVEYIWERLVDTCFSAEAKSFLEEWRPVKEALGHRPFNPESEAYRNFLQKTKETVIKLKLKYPNLKLNL; encoded by the coding sequence ATGGAGTTTAGAACAATCGTCAACATACCCCATCCGGCATTTAAAATAGAACCTTGTGAACGGATTCTTTTCGTTGGTTCATGCTTTGCCGACAACATTGGCAAGCGGTTCCAGGAAGAGCAGTTCCGTGCTATGGTAAATCCTTTCGGCGTGATGTATAACCCCGTATCAGTCCTGCATACGGTGAAAAAGATGGAGAACTGCAACTTTGACACAGCCATGTTTACCTTAGGAACAAACCACGTCTATGTGGAACGGGCAACAGGCGAGATTGTTGATAACTGCAAGAAACGTCCGCATCGGTTGTTTGAAGAACGGGAACTTACGATTGAAGAATGTTCTGATGCACTCTGCGAGGCTATCACATTACTACAACAAGCCAATCCTAAGATCCGGATTATCCTCACTGTCAGTCCAATCCGTTATGCCAAATACGGCTACCACGGAAGTCAGCTGTCGAAGGCAGTACTACTGCTGGCTGCCGACAAACTGATGAAGGAACAAGGAGAAACGGTCTATTACTTTCCTGCCTACGAGATTGTGAATGATGAACTGCGTGACTACCGTTTCTATAAAGCAGATATGCTGCACCCCAACGAACAGGCTGTTGAGTATATATGGGAACGGCTTGTAGATACCTGTTTCTCCGCAGAAGCCAAGTCGTTTCTGGAAGAATGGCGACCCGTCAAGGAGGCACTGGGGCACCGTCCGTTCAATCCTGAGTCGGAAGCATATCGTAACTTTCTACAGAAAACAAAAGAAACAGTAATAAAACTGAAACTGAAATACCCTAATTTGAAACTGAATTTATGA
- a CDS encoding DUF3791 domain-containing protein: protein MDKKTLEFVTYCIGKLSVMLKLPQQEVYRRLKTSGILDEYVVPSYDVLHTFGSRYLMEDLTDYMNEKRVL from the coding sequence ATGGATAAAAAGACGTTAGAATTTGTTACTTATTGCATTGGTAAGTTGTCGGTAATGTTGAAACTGCCGCAGCAAGAAGTGTATCGTAGGCTGAAAACCTCTGGTATACTGGATGAATATGTTGTTCCTTCTTATGATGTCTTACATACCTTCGGCTCTCGTTACTTAATGGAAGATTTGACAGATTATATGAATGAGAAAAGAGTTTTGTAA
- a CDS encoding NUDIX domain-containing protein, with product MYTYQYPHPAVTADCLVFARTEEGMKLLLIQRKNEPCKEKWAFPGGFMNIDETTVDAARRELEEETGLVVGDLHRVGVFDAVDRDPRERIITVAYYTILDKPAEVSGLDDAAQAKWFLLTELPELAFDHDEVLKEALSVMGLHR from the coding sequence ATGTACACATACCAATATCCGCACCCAGCCGTAACGGCTGACTGTCTTGTCTTTGCACGCACTGAAGAGGGAATGAAACTGCTGTTGATACAGCGGAAGAATGAACCTTGCAAAGAGAAATGGGCTTTCCCGGGAGGCTTTATGAATATTGACGAGACGACCGTTGATGCTGCCCGTCGTGAACTGGAGGAAGAAACAGGACTGGTGGTTGGCGACTTACATCGTGTTGGCGTCTTTGATGCCGTTGACCGTGATCCACGCGAGCGAATCATAACAGTGGCTTATTATACGATTCTTGATAAGCCTGCTGAAGTCAGTGGGTTGGATGATGCAGCACAAGCAAAGTGGTTCCTATTGACAGAACTCCCCGAATTGGCTTTCGATCATGACGAAGTGCTCAAGGAGGCTTTGAGCGTGATGGGGCTTCATAGATAG